In a genomic window of Desulfobacterales bacterium:
- a CDS encoding tripartite tricarboxylate transporter permease, with translation MYSFFTAYDPLMILLCTGGAALGIIWAALPGLSTTMAMALLVGLTYGMSAQTAIIFILGTFTGAVFGGAISAILINIPGTPDAVPTQMAGFPLAKKGQGGLALGMSITASMVGNWAGILLLVVCVPYILDIAMKFASWEVALLALWGISISGTLTAGEMPVKGWISGWLGILLAMVGREEIYGVERFIFGSNELLLGIPYIPVLIGLFGLAEIFQVLGEPHPYVIPQKIGRMFPPFKMFIKYWKSIVRSSIVGLITGIIPGAGANVATFVSYGLGERATGRKFSDGDMEGVVCSEVANNANIGGALLPSLVLGIPGSAPTAAFLAALNLHGIIVGPNISTYQPGILYFMYGTLIVANIAMYLCAFALIKPSVKLFSLPREVLLPIIAIFCVAGSYTEKMAMFDIYLMFGFGLLGFFMRKAEIPIGPMVLGVILGNMLDQNFRRAMVVFERESIWQVLYNRPLATILIIVVILTFVGSLMPKKKKKKRGL, from the coding sequence CGGGCGGCGCCGCCCTGGGAATCATTTGGGCCGCCCTGCCGGGTCTTTCCACCACCATGGCCATGGCGCTGCTGGTGGGGCTCACCTACGGCATGTCGGCCCAGACCGCCATCATTTTTATCCTGGGCACCTTTACCGGTGCGGTCTTCGGCGGCGCCATCTCGGCCATCCTGATCAATATTCCCGGGACGCCGGATGCCGTTCCCACCCAGATGGCCGGATTTCCCCTGGCCAAAAAAGGGCAGGGCGGACTGGCCCTGGGAATGTCCATCACCGCATCCATGGTGGGCAACTGGGCCGGAATCCTGCTGCTGGTGGTCTGTGTACCTTATATATTAGATATTGCCATGAAATTTGCTTCCTGGGAGGTTGCCCTGCTGGCCCTGTGGGGGATCTCCATTAGCGGAACCCTTACGGCCGGAGAAATGCCGGTTAAAGGCTGGATTTCGGGCTGGCTGGGAATCCTGCTGGCCATGGTGGGACGGGAAGAGATCTATGGGGTGGAGCGCTTTATCTTCGGCAGCAATGAACTCCTGCTGGGCATCCCCTACATTCCGGTCCTGATCGGTCTGTTCGGTCTTGCCGAGATCTTTCAGGTCCTGGGCGAGCCCCACCCCTATGTGATTCCCCAGAAGATCGGCCGGATGTTTCCGCCGTTTAAGATGTTTATCAAGTACTGGAAGAGCATTGTCCGCTCTTCCATTGTCGGGCTCATTACCGGCATCATCCCGGGAGCCGGCGCCAACGTGGCGACATTTGTTTCCTACGGGCTCGGTGAAAGGGCAACCGGGCGAAAATTTTCCGACGGCGACATGGAGGGGGTGGTCTGCTCCGAGGTGGCCAACAATGCCAATATCGGCGGCGCTCTGCTGCCTTCGCTGGTGCTGGGGATTCCCGGCAGCGCGCCCACGGCCGCTTTTCTGGCTGCCCTGAACCTGCACGGCATCATTGTGGGTCCCAACATCAGCACCTATCAGCCCGGCATATTGTACTTCATGTACGGCACTCTGATTGTCGCCAATATCGCCATGTACCTTTGCGCCTTTGCCCTGATCAAGCCCAGCGTCAAACTTTTCTCCCTGCCCCGGGAAGTTCTCCTGCCCATCATCGCCATTTTCTGCGTGGCAGGATCCTACACCGAAAAAATGGCCATGTTCGACATCTACCTCATGTTCGGCTTCGGCCTGCTGGGGTTTTTCATGCGAAAGGCCGAAATTCCCATCGGACCCATGGTCCTGGGGGTGATATTGGGCAATATGCTGGATCAGAATTTCAGGCGCGCCATGGTTGTTTTTGAAAGAGAAAGCATCTGGCAGGTTCTTTACAACCGGCCGCTTGCAACAATTTTAATCATCGTGGTCATTCTCACCTTTGTGGGCAGCCTGATGCCGAAAAAGAAGAAAAAGAAACGAGGTTTATGA
- a CDS encoding Gfo/Idh/MocA family oxidoreductase, which translates to MMEKKKKEIGLAVVGCGTIGRIRSILARDYPAVGWLGVCDLKEDLGRKLAGDAKADFFTTDYKALLKRPEVNAVIIATDENFHTGPTLAAIERGHDMLIEKPLATDVKESHQILTAIQESGVDAVVGYTNRFRRRFLAIKERLSTGQIGDVTAVVTRALMNRMVPIATVRRTDQRSNLTPMVVSGTHSLDMSLWLMEGSEPVSIYASSSDKCLKEWGTKDATFGIFRMKDGSIFSMNISWALPTVWPGAVYGIEIGIVGTQGVIDVEDTHRDLVLASEIPQGAGYKPEGFEPEFKRHVDFLTSYPPGDICQEQLWGPMREETNSWFARVCMGMKTPHATAADGHRNLVLTMAMDLSAARGEVVKLPIDLKEFYV; encoded by the coding sequence ATGATGGAAAAGAAGAAAAAAGAAATTGGATTGGCGGTTGTGGGCTGCGGAACCATTGGACGGATCCGGTCGATTCTGGCGCGGGATTATCCTGCCGTGGGTTGGCTGGGGGTCTGTGATTTGAAGGAAGATCTCGGCAGAAAACTGGCTGGAGATGCCAAGGCGGATTTTTTTACCACGGATTACAAGGCGCTGTTGAAGCGACCTGAAGTCAACGCGGTGATCATCGCAACGGACGAGAACTTCCACACCGGACCGACCCTGGCGGCGATTGAACGGGGTCATGACATGTTGATTGAAAAACCCCTGGCAACGGACGTCAAGGAGTCCCATCAGATTTTAACAGCCATCCAGGAAAGCGGCGTGGACGCAGTGGTCGGCTACACCAACCGCTTCCGCCGGCGCTTTCTGGCCATCAAGGAGCGGCTCAGCACCGGCCAGATCGGTGATGTGACCGCCGTGGTAACCCGTGCCCTGATGAACCGGATGGTTCCCATCGCTACAGTCCGGCGCACAGACCAGCGCAGCAACCTGACCCCCATGGTCGTTTCCGGGACGCACAGTCTGGATATGAGCCTGTGGCTGATGGAAGGAAGCGAGCCGGTTTCGATCTACGCCAGCTCTTCGGATAAATGTTTGAAAGAATGGGGAACAAAGGACGCCACTTTCGGGATTTTCAGGATGAAAGACGGGTCTATTTTCAGCATGAACATCAGTTGGGCGCTGCCGACGGTATGGCCCGGCGCAGTGTACGGCATAGAAATAGGCATCGTCGGGACCCAGGGCGTGATCGACGTTGAAGATACCCACCGGGATCTGGTCCTGGCGTCTGAAATTCCCCAGGGGGCCGGCTACAAACCCGAAGGTTTTGAACCGGAGTTTAAACGCCATGTGGATTTTCTGACCAGCTATCCCCCGGGAGACATTTGTCAGGAGCAACTCTGGGGTCCCATGCGCGAAGAAACCAATTCCTGGTTTGCGCGTGTCTGCATGGGCATGAAAACGCCGCACGCCACAGCCGCCGACGGCCATCGCAATCTGGTTCTGACCATGGCCATGGACTTGTCCGCAGCCCGGGGCGAGGTGGTGAAACTGCCCATCGACCTAAAAGAATTTTACGTCTGA
- a CDS encoding sulfite exporter TauE/SafE family protein: MHHLLGHEQKEMAQLRRTLHCGLPLEQAHEPFSQLGAPYGHSRPGADKKAVGQGGRACLWTREKNQQQGEVLQPMSFISLIIIFVASAAASAFGTLIGGTSLITIPLLIVLGLPPHTAIGTDRFGVMGIGWAGLYKFHHKKFIDYRLEGRMDGNGNNRRQTGQHRLGRSQSE; the protein is encoded by the coding sequence GTGCATCATCTTCTGGGGCATGAACAAAAAGAAATGGCCCAGCTGCGGCGGACGCTGCATTGCGGTCTGCCCCTGGAACAAGCCCATGAACCCTTTTCACAATTGGGTGCGCCGTATGGCCATTCACGCCCCGGCGCCGATAAAAAAGCTGTTGGTCAAGGGGGACGTGCTTGCCTATGGACGCGAGAAAAAAATCAACAGCAAGGCGAAGTATTACAACCCATGAGCTTTATCAGTTTAATCATCATTTTCGTTGCTTCTGCCGCTGCCAGCGCTTTCGGCACTCTGATCGGCGGGACCAGCCTGATCACCATCCCTTTGTTGATCGTGCTGGGTCTGCCGCCGCATACGGCTATCGGAACCGACCGTTTCGGCGTGATGGGCATCGGATGGGCGGGGCTGTACAAATTTCACCATAAAAAATTTATCGATTACCGTTTAGAAGGGAGAATGGATGGCAACGGAAATAACCGGCGGCAGACTGGTCAACACAGACTGGGTCGCAGCCAATCAGAATAA
- a CDS encoding sulfurtransferase, producing MATEITGGRLVNTDWVAANQNNPAVRIVEIGDLKDPDAYFSGHIPGAIHWPWEEVLWETGMREIVSPESFSGLMQQSGVTHDTTIVLYGSLCQYATYAFWVCTMRGHDNVKIMDGNRDLWIKEGRPVATEIPVIEPSKYPLQKIDVDCRIGREGVRAGLGNPDRILLDLRTPEEFRGERVSPPWFEVDHGAVKKGHIPGARHLYYMNLLNADETYKPAGELAEAFGDVGATPDKEIVLYCRLSHRGTLGWFVTRYLLGYPRVKVYDGSWTEWGSMLGMPIENKSLKM from the coding sequence ATGGCAACGGAAATAACCGGCGGCAGACTGGTCAACACAGACTGGGTCGCAGCCAATCAGAATAACCCGGCGGTTCGGATTGTTGAAATCGGAGATCTGAAAGACCCGGATGCGTATTTCAGCGGTCATATTCCGGGCGCGATCCACTGGCCCTGGGAGGAAGTGTTATGGGAAACCGGGATGCGCGAAATCGTTTCACCGGAATCGTTTTCCGGGTTGATGCAGCAAAGCGGTGTCACCCATGACACCACCATCGTGCTGTACGGCAGCCTGTGCCAGTACGCCACTTACGCTTTCTGGGTCTGCACCATGCGGGGCCATGACAACGTCAAAATCATGGACGGCAACCGGGACCTGTGGATTAAAGAGGGCCGGCCGGTTGCCACGGAAATTCCCGTGATAGAACCCTCCAAATACCCGCTCCAAAAGATCGATGTAGATTGCCGGATCGGACGGGAGGGTGTTCGGGCCGGTCTGGGAAATCCCGACCGGATACTTCTGGACTTGCGGACGCCGGAGGAGTTTAGAGGAGAACGGGTATCCCCCCCGTGGTTCGAGGTGGACCACGGTGCGGTTAAAAAAGGGCATATACCGGGCGCTCGCCATTTATACTACATGAACCTCTTGAATGCAGACGAAACCTACAAACCGGCGGGCGAACTTGCAGAGGCTTTTGGCGACGTCGGGGCAACACCGGACAAAGAGATCGTTTTGTACTGCCGTTTGAGTCATCGCGGAACCTTGGGATGGTTTGTCACGCGTTATCTGTTAGGCTACCCCCGGGTGAAGGTCTATGACGGTTCCTGGACGGAGTGGGGATCAATGCTCGGCATGCCGATTGAGAATAAATCTTTAAAAATGTAA
- a CDS encoding cupin domain-containing protein — MADYVKLEDLSKLTQVPPRTGHYSEVITDTEYEKGLAINFGINGQVCGSKRIAMGRTIIPPHTANERHVHMSAEAAMYIIRGTMVLLLGPEAKIIKCPAGTFVFAPEGVIHGVANASRTEEVELVFAYGGVPSKEAARIVFIDDTGKEYPPKGWDKE, encoded by the coding sequence ATGGCAGATTATGTAAAGCTGGAAGATCTTTCAAAACTGACCCAAGTACCGCCCAGAACCGGACATTATTCGGAAGTCATCACCGACACGGAGTATGAAAAGGGCCTGGCAATCAATTTCGGAATCAACGGACAGGTCTGCGGTTCCAAGCGGATTGCCATGGGAAGGACGATCATCCCGCCCCATACCGCCAATGAGCGCCACGTCCATATGAGCGCCGAAGCAGCCATGTACATCATCAGGGGCACCATGGTCCTGCTGCTGGGGCCGGAAGCCAAGATCATCAAGTGCCCGGCGGGTACATTCGTCTTTGCGCCGGAAGGGGTGATTCACGGCGTTGCCAATGCCAGCCGGACCGAGGAGGTGGAGCTGGTTTTCGCTTATGGCGGCGTTCCCTCCAAGGAGGCGGCCCGGATCGTGTTCATTGATGATACCGGAAAAGAATATCCGCCCAAGGGATGGGATAAGGAGTAG
- a CDS encoding tripartite tricarboxylate transporter TctB family protein, which translates to MEETKKDAGFQSWKDRINFNTVVAIILIVFSVTAFILIPYQIEKPKLFMGRSLTTLTPSLFPRISIIALFILSVFYFFYSTQLIEKNLFKELGASGLIRVLVTIVVFLGYALIFEPLGFVLASALMVAVLTIYYGNRNILLGLLVVIGAPLAIYFIFTHALQVSLPEGLLF; encoded by the coding sequence ATGGAAGAAACTAAAAAGGATGCCGGGTTTCAATCCTGGAAAGACAGGATCAACTTTAATACAGTTGTGGCCATCATCCTGATCGTATTTTCCGTCACGGCCTTTATCCTGATTCCCTACCAGATCGAGAAGCCCAAGCTGTTTATGGGTCGTTCTCTTACGACCCTGACGCCGAGTCTGTTTCCGCGTATAAGTATTATCGCCCTTTTTATTTTAAGCGTCTTTTACTTTTTTTACAGCACCCAGCTCATTGAAAAGAATCTTTTTAAGGAGCTGGGCGCCAGTGGTTTAATCAGGGTACTGGTGACCATTGTCGTCTTCTTGGGCTACGCGCTTATTTTTGAACCTCTGGGCTTCGTTTTGGCCAGCGCTTTGATGGTGGCCGTCCTGACCATCTATTACGGCAACCGCAACATCCTCTTGGGTTTGCTCGTGGTGATCGGCGCGCCCCTGGCCATTTATTTCATATTTACCCATGCACTGCAGGTTTCCCTGCCGGAAGGCCTGTTGTTTTAG
- a CDS encoding tripartite tricarboxylate transporter permease, whose translation MWDSFLQGIMLSFGWQTIAMMALGVLLGILVGALPGFTTVMAMAILLPISFFLSPVVGIPFLIALTKGGIYGGSIPAILISIPGTGASVATTFDGPALTKKGQARKAMEMALFASFVGDMSSSVLTMLFIGPIALVALKIGPPELTALVLLSLIVISATCTGSLVKGLIMGVIGLLLSMIGQDPLGYMSRFTFNIFAIKAGIPMLPMLIGVFAIPEILTAVEKEAVSYISDKVDLSKVGERLKFKEFRRSFKTIMRSTGIGAAIGACPGVGQVVAAFVGYAAAVNASKHPETFGKGELEGVAAAEAANNAVNGPTLVPLLTLGIPGDNITAILLGAFIAQGLRPGPQLFAEQGPLMYAILMSMVIANVLFLFIGYLTIPLFARIVTIKKSVLLPLIAVFAFAGSYVYRSDPFDLIVLVIFGAFGYVCKKLHFDVTAMVMAFILWPILEYSFGQTLSLAQGNFFHYVAFDRPVAGLVFLITPVVSAFFWRKAMRKRHKPKT comes from the coding sequence ATGTGGGATAGTTTTTTACAAGGTATAATGCTTTCGTTCGGCTGGCAAACCATTGCCATGATGGCTCTGGGCGTCTTGCTGGGGATTCTGGTGGGGGCGCTTCCCGGCTTTACCACGGTCATGGCCATGGCCATTCTGCTGCCGATTTCCTTTTTTTTGAGTCCGGTGGTGGGGATTCCTTTTCTGATCGCCCTGACCAAAGGGGGTATTTATGGCGGGAGCATCCCTGCCATTCTGATTTCCATCCCCGGAACCGGCGCCTCGGTGGCCACCACCTTTGACGGCCCGGCCCTCACCAAAAAAGGGCAGGCGCGCAAGGCCATGGAAATGGCGCTTTTCGCTTCCTTTGTCGGCGACATGTCCAGCAGCGTCCTGACGATGCTGTTTATCGGCCCCATCGCCCTCGTGGCCTTGAAAATCGGCCCGCCGGAACTCACCGCCCTCGTGCTTCTCAGTCTTATCGTTATATCGGCGACCTGTACGGGTTCCCTGGTCAAGGGCCTGATCATGGGGGTTATCGGTCTGCTGCTCTCGATGATCGGCCAGGACCCCCTGGGATATATGTCGCGATTCACCTTCAATATCTTTGCCATCAAGGCCGGCATCCCCATGCTCCCCATGCTCATCGGGGTCTTTGCCATTCCCGAAATCCTCACGGCCGTTGAAAAAGAGGCGGTTTCTTATATTTCCGACAAGGTGGATCTCTCCAAGGTCGGCGAAAGGCTGAAATTCAAGGAGTTTCGCCGCAGCTTTAAAACGATTATGCGTTCGACCGGCATCGGTGCAGCCATCGGGGCATGTCCGGGAGTCGGCCAAGTGGTGGCCGCTTTTGTGGGGTACGCTGCGGCGGTAAATGCATCCAAACACCCCGAAACATTTGGTAAAGGCGAACTGGAAGGCGTGGCCGCGGCCGAAGCCGCCAACAACGCCGTAAACGGCCCGACCCTGGTGCCCTTGCTGACGCTGGGAATTCCGGGCGACAATATTACCGCCATTTTGCTGGGGGCCTTCATCGCCCAAGGACTTCGGCCGGGGCCCCAGCTTTTTGCCGAGCAGGGGCCGTTGATGTATGCGATCTTGATGTCCATGGTCATTGCCAACGTGCTGTTTCTGTTCATCGGTTATTTGACCATTCCGCTTTTTGCCAGAATCGTCACCATTAAAAAGTCCGTCCTGCTTCCCCTCATCGCCGTTTTTGCTTTCGCCGGTTCCTATGTCTACCGCTCGGATCCGTTTGACTTGATTGTGCTGGTTATCTTCGGCGCCTTCGGCTACGTCTGCAAGAAGCTCCACTTCGATGTTACCGCGATGGTGATGGCGTTCATACTATGGCCGATACTGGAATATTCTTTCGGCCAAACCCTCAGCCTGGCCCAGGGAAATTTCTTTCATTACGTGGCTTTCGATCGCCCTGTGGCCGGTTTGGTTTTCCTGATCACACCCGTCGTATCGGCCTTTTTCTGGCGAAAGGCCATGCGCAAACGTCACAAACCCAAGACTTGA
- a CDS encoding tripartite tricarboxylate transporter substrate binding protein, which translates to MKTKHIVQSILVVLLVGFLCIGPAIAADYPEKPITLIIPLGAGGSHDLNARVFTSVIPTYLGQPMVIKLMPGAGGQTGTAAAVRAKADGYTLIFTHNFIDQLQPVVEQLPYDTTKELTSVWRLNYGPPCFYGLADRPYKTLQEMLDYGKKNPGKLRFGTTGKWGAGFTPGAVVLTRAGVEAAFIPYQGGGPALQATLAGDVDFTVGFPAQGLPHLKTGKLRFYAVGAEKRLEEAPDVPTLPELGYPVGSLLMSRIILAPRGTPPERINILREAFKKLYQDKTFLSLMKNLGENIEFMDGPDYEKVRAEQKEEYTSLVKKITG; encoded by the coding sequence ATGAAAACTAAGCATATCGTTCAGTCCATTTTGGTTGTTCTTTTGGTCGGTTTTCTGTGTATTGGCCCGGCCATTGCCGCTGATTATCCTGAAAAGCCGATTACCCTTATTATTCCCCTGGGTGCCGGCGGCTCCCACGATCTGAATGCCAGGGTTTTTACCAGCGTCATTCCCACCTACCTCGGGCAGCCGATGGTGATTAAACTCATGCCGGGCGCCGGCGGCCAAACCGGGACTGCGGCAGCGGTCAGGGCCAAAGCGGACGGCTACACCCTGATTTTTACCCATAACTTCATCGACCAACTCCAGCCTGTGGTGGAACAACTCCCCTACGACACCACCAAGGAACTGACCAGCGTCTGGCGGCTCAATTATGGCCCGCCCTGCTTTTACGGTCTGGCGGACAGGCCCTATAAGACCCTCCAGGAGATGCTCGATTACGGCAAGAAGAATCCCGGAAAACTGAGATTCGGGACCACCGGCAAGTGGGGCGCCGGATTTACACCGGGGGCGGTTGTCTTGACCCGGGCCGGTGTAGAGGCCGCCTTTATTCCTTACCAGGGCGGTGGGCCGGCTCTGCAGGCCACCTTGGCAGGGGATGTGGATTTTACGGTGGGCTTCCCGGCCCAGGGACTGCCGCATTTAAAGACAGGCAAGCTTCGCTTCTACGCCGTCGGGGCGGAAAAACGGCTGGAAGAGGCGCCGGATGTTCCGACGCTGCCGGAGCTGGGATACCCGGTGGGCAGCCTGCTCATGAGCCGCATCATCCTGGCCCCGCGGGGAACCCCCCCGGAACGCATCAATATTTTGCGGGAAGCTTTCAAAAAACTTTATCAGGACAAAACCTTCCTATCGCTGATGAAAAACCTGGGTGAAAACATCGAATTTATGGATGGTCCCGATTATGAAAAGGTTCGGGCTGAACAGAAAGAGGAGTATACCAGTCTGGTCAAGAAAATAACCGGGTAA